The following proteins come from a genomic window of Desulfonatronum sp. SC1:
- the larB gene encoding nickel pincer cofactor biosynthesis protein LarB — translation MMRANEMRRLLDDVAQGRTTPDKALDRLCFTPFLEVGCGVNLDTHRALRTGHGETVFGQGKYPEQMVRAVGGLAASGQPVLATRVNREQSEALYAAYPQGTYWPRARLFSLGAELPVNEPWAKQGAVIVACAGAADLPVALEAFGTAAFLGLDTGLISDVGVAGLHRLQPHMEALFQAKLLIVVAGMEGALPSVLAGLTGKPILAVPTSVGYGASFQGLAALMAMLNSCAPGIAVLNIDNGYGAACMAAKVLAQFEFGS, via the coding sequence ATGATGAGAGCAAACGAGATGCGTCGCCTGCTGGACGATGTGGCCCAAGGACGGACCACGCCGGACAAGGCCCTGGACCGCTTGTGCTTCACGCCTTTTTTGGAGGTCGGGTGCGGCGTGAACCTGGATACCCATCGGGCCCTGCGCACGGGGCACGGAGAAACGGTTTTCGGTCAGGGAAAGTATCCCGAACAGATGGTCAGGGCCGTGGGGGGGCTGGCCGCTTCCGGGCAGCCGGTTCTGGCCACCAGGGTGAACCGGGAACAGTCCGAAGCGCTGTACGCGGCCTACCCACAGGGCACGTACTGGCCCCGGGCCCGACTTTTCAGTCTGGGCGCGGAACTCCCCGTGAACGAGCCCTGGGCGAAGCAGGGCGCGGTGATCGTGGCCTGCGCCGGGGCCGCGGATCTGCCCGTGGCCCTGGAGGCCTTCGGCACTGCCGCGTTCCTCGGGCTGGACACGGGATTGATCAGCGACGTGGGCGTGGCCGGGCTGCATCGCCTGCAACCGCATATGGAGGCCCTGTTTCAGGCCAAACTGCTGATCGTGGTTGCCGGCATGGAGGGGGCCCTGCCCAGCGTTCTGGCCGGACTGACCGGAAAGCCGATCCTCGCCGTGCCCACCTCCGTGGGATACGGGGCAAGCTTCCAGGGGCTGGCCGCGTTGATGGCCATGCTCAACTCCTGCGCCCCGGGCATCGCCGTCCTGAACATCGACAACGGATACGGGGCGGCCTGCATGGCCGCGAAAGTCCTGGCCCAGTTCGAATTCGGTTCGTGA
- the minC gene encoding septum site-determining protein MinC encodes MSAFEIRGKVAPCTLFRPLTPNLEELTADVDSRLSQTPEFFRNMAVIVDLSGLGELRESINLQALVRTLREKGLTPVGIQGGNEYQERLAPTLYLGIFPTGKQASSPVPTEQPACPSQEKQAMLVEKPVRSGQQVYAKGRDLIVLAPVGPGAEVIADGNVHIYAPLRGRALAGVMGNENARIFCKELRADLISVAGFYQVSEDLPGDMLGRQVQVRLDGHQLLVEAI; translated from the coding sequence ATGTCGGCTTTTGAGATCCGGGGCAAAGTCGCCCCTTGCACCCTGTTTCGTCCCTTGACGCCAAACCTGGAAGAACTGACCGCCGACGTGGACAGCCGCCTGAGCCAGACACCGGAGTTCTTCCGCAACATGGCCGTCATCGTGGACCTGAGCGGGCTGGGGGAGTTGCGCGAAAGCATCAATTTGCAGGCCCTGGTCCGGACCTTGCGCGAAAAGGGGCTGACGCCCGTGGGAATCCAGGGCGGAAACGAATATCAGGAGCGCCTTGCCCCAACCTTGTACTTGGGGATTTTCCCCACCGGGAAGCAAGCCTCTTCGCCAGTGCCGACGGAACAACCCGCCTGTCCGTCCCAGGAGAAGCAGGCCATGCTGGTGGAAAAACCGGTCCGGTCCGGACAGCAAGTCTATGCCAAGGGCCGCGACCTGATCGTCTTGGCACCAGTCGGTCCGGGTGCCGAAGTCATCGCCGACGGCAACGTACATATCTACGCCCCGTTGCGCGGCCGAGCACTGGCCGGTGTGATGGGCAATGAAAACGCGCGCATCTTTTGCAAGGAATTGCGCGCGGATTTGATTTCCGTGGCTGGATTCTATCAAGTCAGCGAAGACCTGCCCGGGGACATGCTCGGGCGGCAGGTCCAGGTCAGGCTGGACGGTCATCAACTGCTGGTCGAGGCGATCTGA
- the minD gene encoding septum site-determining protein MinD, which yields MGKVIVVTSGKGGVGKTTSSASLATGLARRGFQTAVLDFDVGLRNLDLIMGCERRVVYDFVNVIQGDATLNQALIRDKRVENLYILPASQTKDKEALHQDGVAKVLEDLNLRFDFIICDSPAGIEHGALMAMHFADEAVVVTNPEVSSVRDSDRILGLLQSKTVKAKNGEMIKEHLLLTRYDPERVQRGDMLSVEDVQEILAIPLLGVIPESKSVLTASNSGEPVILDEVSDAGQAYADAVSRLIGEDVAHRFIQPVKKGFFSRLLGG from the coding sequence GTGGGAAAAGTAATTGTTGTCACTTCCGGCAAGGGAGGAGTCGGGAAAACCACCTCCAGCGCGTCGCTGGCCACCGGCCTGGCACGGCGTGGTTTTCAAACCGCCGTCCTGGATTTCGACGTCGGACTGCGCAACCTGGACCTGATCATGGGCTGCGAGCGGCGGGTGGTTTACGACTTCGTGAACGTCATCCAGGGCGACGCCACGCTGAACCAAGCCTTGATCCGCGACAAACGCGTGGAGAACCTTTATATTCTGCCGGCCTCCCAGACCAAGGACAAGGAAGCCCTGCACCAGGACGGGGTGGCCAAGGTTCTGGAGGACCTGAATTTGCGTTTCGACTTCATCATCTGCGACTCCCCGGCCGGAATCGAACACGGCGCCTTGATGGCCATGCACTTCGCGGACGAAGCCGTCGTGGTCACCAACCCCGAAGTTTCCTCGGTGCGTGATTCAGACCGTATTCTGGGGCTGCTGCAAAGCAAGACCGTCAAGGCCAAGAACGGTGAAATGATCAAGGAACACCTCCTGCTGACCCGGTACGACCCCGAGCGCGTTCAACGAGGGGATATGCTCAGCGTCGAGGACGTTCAGGAAATCCTGGCCATTCCCCTGCTCGGGGTCATCCCGGAATCCAAGTCCGTTCTGACCGCCTCCAACTCCGGTGAACCCGTTATCCTGGACGAAGTCAGCGACGCCGGACAGGCTTATGCCGACGCGGTATCCAGGCTGATCGGGGAAGACGTCGCTCACCGTTTCATCCAGCCGGTCAAGAAGGGATTCTTTTCGCGGTTATTGGGGGGCTGA
- the minE gene encoding cell division topological specificity factor MinE, whose protein sequence is MGIFSYFRPKKSTAQVAKNRLQIIVAHERAQNSGYDFLPRLRQEILLVVQKYVHVELEHINVDVNRDGDCEVLEFNVTLPDSKS, encoded by the coding sequence ATGGGTATTTTCAGCTATTTTCGGCCAAAGAAGTCCACGGCCCAGGTCGCCAAGAACCGCCTGCAAATCATTGTCGCCCATGAACGCGCCCAGAACTCGGGCTACGACTTCCTGCCCAGACTGCGCCAGGAAATCCTGCTCGTGGTCCAGAAATACGTCCATGTGGAGCTGGAACACATCAATGTGGACGTGAATCGCGACGGGGACTGCGAAGTATTGGAATTCAACGTCACTCTGCCGGACAGCAAATCATAG
- a CDS encoding sigma-54 dependent transcriptional regulator — protein sequence MSQVENLVENCILVVDDDPNILHLLETRLASAGFFVLTAQDGKDALAQLHDQAVDLVLSDIRMPGLNGQELLKEVRKGWPGLPVILLTAYGRIPEAVASVQQGAADYLTKPFDGRELVAKVKEVLAGRPNTRTTSLAPSDMGDIGLVTGQSPAMAKLLTLIKRVAPSDVTVLIEGESGTGKELVARLLHRLSRRAKGPLVVVDCGSTQSTLLESELFGHIKGAFTHALQEKQGLIQAANGGTLFLDEIGNISTEMQTRLLRFLQEKTVRRLGDVHTTTVNCRVVAATNADLAAMVGQGMFREDLYYRLKVVRAHVPPLRDRREDIPALANFFLKSFCEQSNMPCPGLSEAALLRLEKHSWPGNVRELRHVLEVSALLSDNPVLTAENLLLEPSAQQPDASVLSLDESERNAIVRALKHVNWVQKDAASLLGISRRAIHYKVRKYGIDIPKRGEKS from the coding sequence TTGAGCCAAGTTGAAAATCTCGTTGAAAATTGCATCCTGGTGGTGGATGACGACCCGAACATTCTCCACCTCCTGGAGACACGGCTGGCTTCCGCCGGTTTTTTCGTCCTGACCGCCCAGGACGGTAAGGACGCCTTGGCGCAATTGCACGACCAAGCCGTTGATCTGGTGCTTTCCGACATCCGGATGCCCGGACTGAACGGCCAGGAGCTGTTGAAAGAAGTTCGGAAGGGATGGCCCGGATTGCCGGTTATTTTGCTGACGGCCTATGGACGCATCCCCGAAGCCGTGGCGTCCGTCCAACAGGGGGCGGCCGACTATTTAACCAAGCCGTTCGATGGGCGGGAGCTCGTTGCCAAGGTCAAAGAGGTGCTCGCCGGAAGGCCGAACACCCGAACGACGAGCCTCGCCCCTTCCGACATGGGGGATATCGGGCTGGTAACCGGGCAAAGCCCGGCCATGGCCAAGTTGCTGACGTTGATCAAGCGTGTTGCCCCAAGTGACGTCACCGTGCTCATTGAGGGAGAATCCGGAACAGGCAAGGAACTTGTTGCCCGGTTGCTGCATCGATTGAGCAGACGGGCAAAAGGGCCGCTGGTGGTGGTTGATTGCGGATCAACGCAATCGACGTTGCTGGAAAGTGAACTTTTCGGCCACATCAAAGGCGCCTTCACCCATGCCCTACAGGAGAAGCAGGGCCTGATCCAGGCGGCGAACGGAGGGACACTGTTTCTGGATGAAATCGGCAATATTTCCACGGAAATGCAGACACGACTGCTGCGGTTCCTGCAGGAAAAGACCGTTCGCAGGCTTGGCGATGTGCATACCACCACGGTCAATTGCCGGGTTGTCGCGGCCACCAATGCCGATTTGGCGGCCATGGTCGGACAAGGGATGTTCCGCGAGGACCTATACTATCGCCTAAAGGTCGTTCGTGCGCACGTCCCGCCGTTGCGGGATCGGCGGGAGGATATCCCTGCTCTGGCGAATTTTTTTCTGAAATCATTCTGTGAACAGTCCAACATGCCGTGCCCCGGCCTTTCGGAGGCCGCCCTGCTTCGCCTGGAGAAACATTCATGGCCGGGGAATGTCCGGGAGTTACGCCATGTACTGGAGGTGTCCGCCCTTTTGTCGGACAATCCGGTACTCACCGCCGAGAATCTGCTCCTAGAGCCATCCGCGCAGCAGCCTGACGCCTCGGTGCTTTCCCTGGACGAAAGCGAGCGCAACGCGATTGTTCGTGCTCTTAAGCATGTGAACTGGGTGCAAAAGGATGCCGCCAGCCTTCTGGGCATCAGCCGAAGGGCGATACATTACAAGGTGCGGAAATACGGGATTGATATCCCCAAGCGGGGAGAAAAATCCTGA
- a CDS encoding HAMP domain-containing sensor histidine kinase, whose amino-acid sequence MGRESIPLRIGVTTKLLVWSLALITIFYIITFSLFWGIKDVVSTSGRIVSEDFARVAKSDQVMGTLLSYLENLRKYEILGREEYLSASWDHLETLRFLVGGFVIQGDPSPGISFLQADLAKYLHNGDHAELPGEERTERWITLISMDRLNLFERINVSVQEIYARGAAAYRWGLVGLAAATFLGVAASLGIALHLNRSLREIRLGISRMANDEEFQPIRTNSSDELGELAGAFNEMAERLEVEARMRAEFISMLSHEIRTPLTSIREAVSLVQDGVLGTVDQRQSAYLDIAQKEARRLSDLLAKLMQISNLGSKRIDLSVQALSLLDLVREAIQRIQPIAVKKSIIVEAPRLQEFVWVLADKEHIQQVLFNLLGNALKFAPCGSLVTINITVLEASSMVKTCVMDQGPGIPPGERKYVFQRFYRGENVQKISDGAGLGLSISRRIIEAHSGEIWLENTSSTGSAFCFTLPLVTDHQA is encoded by the coding sequence ATGGGCAGGGAATCGATTCCGTTGCGCATCGGGGTAACGACGAAACTCCTGGTTTGGAGTCTCGCTTTGATTACGATCTTTTACATCATAACCTTTTCCCTTTTTTGGGGCATCAAGGATGTCGTCTCCACGTCGGGACGGATCGTCAGTGAAGATTTCGCCAGGGTCGCAAAATCCGATCAGGTCATGGGTACTCTCTTGAGTTATCTTGAAAATCTTCGGAAGTACGAGATTTTGGGCCGGGAGGAATATCTTTCGGCCTCTTGGGATCACCTGGAAACCCTTCGTTTCCTGGTGGGCGGGTTCGTCATCCAAGGTGACCCTTCTCCAGGAATATCCTTCCTGCAGGCGGACCTTGCAAAATATCTCCACAATGGGGATCATGCCGAACTTCCCGGTGAAGAACGTACTGAGCGGTGGATCACCCTGATTTCGATGGATCGGCTGAATCTTTTTGAACGGATCAATGTGAGCGTTCAGGAGATTTACGCCAGAGGGGCGGCCGCATACCGTTGGGGTCTCGTGGGGCTCGCGGCGGCGACTTTTTTGGGTGTAGCAGCGAGCCTGGGAATTGCCCTGCATTTGAATCGCTCACTACGGGAAATCCGTCTGGGCATCAGCAGAATGGCCAATGATGAGGAATTCCAGCCGATCCGGACAAATTCCTCTGATGAATTGGGGGAGTTGGCTGGAGCCTTCAACGAAATGGCCGAACGTCTTGAGGTGGAAGCCCGGATGCGCGCCGAGTTCATATCCATGCTCAGTCACGAAATCCGTACGCCGTTGACAAGCATCCGGGAGGCCGTCAGTCTCGTCCAGGACGGGGTTCTGGGGACGGTAGATCAACGCCAGTCAGCCTACCTGGATATTGCGCAAAAAGAGGCTCGCAGGCTTTCCGATCTGCTTGCGAAATTGATGCAGATATCCAACCTGGGTTCAAAGCGGATCGACCTCTCCGTGCAAGCCCTGTCCCTCCTGGATCTGGTTCGCGAAGCCATCCAGCGTATCCAACCCATTGCCGTGAAGAAGTCCATCATCGTCGAAGCGCCTCGCCTGCAGGAATTTGTATGGGTTTTGGCCGACAAGGAACATATCCAGCAAGTGCTCTTCAACCTACTGGGAAATGCCCTGAAATTCGCCCCGTGTGGCTCATTGGTTACGATCAACATCACGGTGCTGGAGGCATCCAGTATGGTGAAAACCTGTGTCATGGACCAAGGCCCGGGAATCCCCCCGGGAGAACGAAAGTATGTTTTTCAACGTTTCTACCGTGGAGAAAACGTCCAAAAAATTTCCGATGGAGCCGGGCTGGGCTTGAGTATTTCCCGGCGGATCATCGAGGCGCACTCAGGAGAGATATGGTTGGAGAATACATCATCAACCGGAAGCGCGTTCTGTTTCACGCTCCCTCTGGTCACGGACCATCAGGCGTAA
- a CDS encoding TIGR04211 family SH3 domain-containing protein, with protein MTMLSRMAPLLFFSILLNVDDLFARSAYVAELQQITQRTGPSTDHRIVKMLPSGALLTVLEESDGWLRVRDADGSIGWVLLRFTTTELPARLQLEQLRQEHADLREASGGAVGRIAELEAAKHQLESALSESIRNHDVLEREHTTLLSEAAHVVELRERHDTTMAQLEQAQVRVRKLSSDNEELRASERLRWFLLGGGIVFTAWLFGFLSGRMQRKRRSGLQY; from the coding sequence ATGACGATGCTTTCACGGATGGCCCCTCTTCTATTTTTCTCGATCTTACTGAACGTAGACGATCTGTTTGCCAGATCGGCATACGTCGCGGAACTACAGCAGATTACTCAACGTACCGGTCCATCCACTGACCATCGGATCGTAAAGATGCTGCCCTCCGGAGCCTTGCTGACCGTCCTGGAAGAGAGTGATGGATGGCTGCGTGTGCGGGATGCGGATGGGAGCATTGGGTGGGTACTGCTGCGCTTCACCACAACAGAACTGCCTGCGCGGTTGCAACTGGAACAACTCCGGCAAGAACATGCAGACCTTCGAGAGGCATCCGGCGGAGCTGTGGGCCGGATCGCCGAGTTGGAGGCGGCAAAGCATCAACTGGAGAGCGCCCTTTCTGAATCAATCAGGAATCATGATGTCTTGGAGCGGGAACACACGACGTTGCTCTCGGAAGCCGCCCATGTCGTGGAACTTCGTGAGCGCCATGACACCACTATGGCGCAATTGGAACAGGCGCAAGTCAGGGTTCGAAAGCTCAGCTCCGATAACGAAGAACTCCGGGCATCCGAGCGTCTCCGCTGGTTTCTACTCGGTGGCGGAATCGTTTTCACGGCTTGGTTATTCGGCTTCTTGAGCGGTCGGATGCAACGAAAACGCCGTTCTGGCCTGCAATACTGA
- a CDS encoding GDP-L-fucose synthase — MQNDAKIYVAGHRGLVGSALVRTLEAKGCRNVLQRTSAELDLTEQGAVRRFFEQERPDYVFLAAAKVGGILANNTYPAQFIHVNLAIQTNVIHEAWRSGVRRLIFLGSSCIFPRDCPQPMKEEYLLTGPLEPTNRPYAVAKIAGIEMCWAYNREYGTRYLAVMPTNLYGPNDNYDLAGSHVIPAMIRKFHEAKISGAPHVTLWGTGSPRREFLHVDDLALACVFLMGLPEAGYAGLLREDVAPLLNIGSGEDQTIRELAEIVRETVGYEGEIAWDTDKPDGTPRKLLDVSRIRGLGWEPTFGLQEGLVATYRDFLSSQQLSPSANDAD, encoded by the coding sequence ATGCAAAACGACGCAAAAATCTACGTAGCCGGCCATCGCGGCCTGGTAGGTTCGGCTCTGGTTCGGACTTTGGAGGCCAAGGGGTGTCGGAACGTTCTCCAGCGGACCAGCGCGGAACTGGATCTGACCGAGCAGGGGGCCGTGCGCCGGTTTTTCGAGCAAGAACGTCCGGACTACGTCTTCCTGGCAGCGGCCAAGGTGGGTGGAATTTTGGCCAACAATACCTATCCGGCTCAGTTCATCCACGTCAATCTGGCCATCCAGACCAACGTGATCCACGAGGCGTGGCGAAGCGGAGTGCGTCGGCTGATCTTTCTGGGATCGTCTTGCATCTTTCCCAGGGACTGCCCCCAGCCCATGAAGGAGGAGTACCTGCTCACCGGCCCCCTGGAGCCCACCAACCGGCCCTACGCCGTGGCCAAGATCGCGGGCATCGAGATGTGCTGGGCCTATAACCGGGAGTACGGGACGCGCTATCTGGCCGTGATGCCCACCAACCTCTACGGCCCCAACGACAACTACGACCTGGCCGGCAGCCACGTCATCCCGGCGATGATCCGCAAGTTCCATGAAGCCAAAATCTCCGGCGCGCCGCACGTCACGCTCTGGGGCACGGGCTCGCCGCGCCGTGAGTTTCTGCACGTGGACGACCTGGCCTTGGCCTGTGTGTTCCTGATGGGCTTGCCCGAGGCGGGCTATGCCGGACTGCTGAGGGAGGATGTCGCGCCGCTGCTGAACATCGGCTCCGGCGAGGACCAGACCATCCGCGAACTGGCGGAAATAGTCCGCGAGACCGTCGGGTACGAAGGGGAGATCGCCTGGGACACGGACAAACCGGACGGCACTCCGCGCAAGCTGCTGGACGTCTCCCGAATACGGGGCTTGGGTTGGGAGCCCACCTTCGGTTTGCAAGAGGGCTTGGTAGCAACCTATCGGGATTTCCTTTCCAGCCAGCAGTTATCGCCTTCCGCGAATGACGCTGATTGA
- the cobM gene encoding precorrin-4 C(11)-methyltransferase codes for MSSTPSSNVSFVGAGPGDPELLTLKAQRLIREADLIIYAGSLVPVAMLEGAGFECRIVDSSGLTLDQTHELIRNAVRSGHRVVRLHTGDPGLYGAVREQARLLDAEGISYAVVPGVTAAMAAAAAANVSFTIPKICQTLILTRLDGRTRVPELEQLRGLAVHQAALAVYLSGPSHQKLARELLDGGYPPDTTIIAAHRVGWPEEDIQRLTLDKLAKTEAKPLWERQTIFLVLPSQELATTSRLYAPEFEHGFRKNEENQTLQ; via the coding sequence ATGAGTTCAACGCCTTCTTCCAACGTCTCCTTCGTCGGCGCGGGTCCTGGAGACCCGGAACTGCTTACTCTCAAGGCCCAACGGCTGATCCGGGAGGCGGACCTGATCATCTACGCCGGGTCCCTGGTCCCGGTGGCCATGCTGGAAGGGGCCGGGTTCGAATGCCGAATCGTGGACTCCTCCGGACTGACCCTGGACCAGACCCATGAACTGATCCGGAACGCGGTCCGCTCGGGTCATCGAGTGGTCCGGCTGCACACCGGCGATCCCGGCCTGTACGGCGCGGTGCGCGAACAGGCCCGCCTCCTGGACGCGGAGGGGATTTCCTATGCCGTGGTCCCGGGCGTGACCGCGGCCATGGCCGCGGCGGCGGCGGCCAACGTATCCTTCACCATTCCCAAGATTTGCCAGACCCTGATCCTGACCCGCCTGGACGGCCGGACCAGAGTCCCCGAACTGGAACAACTGCGGGGACTGGCCGTTCACCAGGCGGCCCTGGCCGTCTACCTCAGCGGCCCAAGCCACCAAAAGCTGGCCCGGGAACTGCTTGACGGCGGCTACCCCCCGGACACCACGATCATCGCCGCCCACCGCGTCGGCTGGCCCGAGGAAGACATCCAGCGCCTGACCCTGGACAAGCTGGCCAAGACCGAGGCAAAACCTCTCTGGGAACGCCAGACCATCTTCCTCGTCCTTCCCAGCCAGGAACTGGCCACCACCTCCAGGCTTTACGCCCCGGAGTTCGAACATGGGTTTCGAAAAAACGAAGAGAACCAAACTCTGCAATAA
- the cbiE gene encoding precorrin-6y C5,15-methyltransferase (decarboxylating) subunit CbiE has protein sequence MSIHHVQPIRHPIDVVGLGQGPRHGHAELERLIQEADMLAAGERIQADFPNFRGERVVLKAPLASPLERLDQAWEAGRRVVVLVGGDPCFYGIGPLLVRRLGRENVRLHPGTTTLQAAAALLGIAWQNVPAVSLHGRDRTASLFAALGRNHRVAVYTDERHAPAVLAGMLMERGADNFRMWVFEDLGLPSQNWGAYSLEQAAGRAFSPLNLVLLERVREPEITLTLGMAVEDYVHERGLITKPTIRAAALAALALEPDHLLWDLGAGCGSVGIEAGLLLPRGGVVAVEREERRVAMIRENVRRTNAFWVQVVHGQMPDCLETLPHPDRIFLGGGLGSSLGCSPQNSPRSSPRNMQGRDPGDVSKDILESAWDRLKPGGKLVAATVLLGSMHRAKTLLEHHGLGLEIVQVQAGHGAPLADDVRISAQNPVFLLSSRKPMP, from the coding sequence ATGTCCATCCATCATGTCCAGCCGATCCGCCATCCCATCGACGTCGTCGGACTGGGACAAGGGCCGCGGCATGGCCATGCGGAACTGGAACGCTTGATCCAGGAGGCGGACATGCTGGCCGCCGGGGAACGCATCCAGGCGGACTTCCCGAATTTCCGGGGCGAACGAGTCGTGCTCAAGGCTCCCCTAGCCTCGCCGCTGGAACGATTGGACCAGGCCTGGGAAGCCGGACGCCGCGTGGTGGTGCTGGTGGGCGGGGACCCCTGTTTTTACGGAATCGGCCCGCTGCTGGTCCGCCGTCTGGGGCGCGAAAACGTTCGGCTGCATCCCGGAACCACCACGCTCCAGGCAGCCGCCGCGCTGCTGGGCATCGCTTGGCAGAACGTCCCGGCGGTCTCCCTGCACGGTCGGGATCGAACCGCGTCGTTATTCGCGGCCCTGGGCCGCAACCATCGGGTGGCCGTGTATACGGACGAGCGGCATGCCCCGGCGGTCCTGGCCGGGATGCTTATGGAGCGCGGGGCGGACAACTTCCGGATGTGGGTTTTCGAGGACTTGGGGCTGCCCAGCCAGAATTGGGGAGCGTACTCCTTGGAACAGGCCGCCGGACGGGCCTTTTCTCCGTTGAACCTCGTCCTCCTGGAACGAGTCCGAGAGCCGGAAATCACCCTGACCCTGGGAATGGCCGTAGAGGATTACGTTCACGAGCGCGGCCTGATCACCAAACCGACGATTCGGGCCGCGGCCCTGGCGGCCCTGGCCCTGGAGCCGGATCATCTGCTCTGGGATCTGGGGGCCGGGTGCGGTTCCGTGGGCATCGAAGCCGGCCTGCTCCTGCCCAGGGGCGGCGTGGTGGCCGTGGAGCGGGAGGAGCGCCGCGTCGCGATGATCCGGGAGAACGTCCGGCGAACCAACGCCTTCTGGGTCCAGGTGGTCCACGGCCAGATGCCCGACTGTCTGGAAACGTTGCCCCACCCGGATCGGATCTTTCTCGGCGGCGGCCTCGGAAGCAGTTTAGGATGCAGCCCCCAAAACAGCCCACGAAGCAGCCCACGAAACATGCAGGGCCGCGATCCGGGTGATGTTTCGAAGGATATTTTGGAATCAGCCTGGGACAGGCTCAAGCCCGGCGGCAAGCTGGTGGCCGCGACCGTGCTTCTGGGAAGCATGCACCGGGCCAAAACACTTCTGGAGCACCACGGCCTTGGTCTGGAAATCGTCCAGGTCCAGGCCGGGCACGGCGCTCCCCTGGCCGACGACGTGCGCATCAGCGCCCAAAACCCCGTCTTCCTGCTCAGCAGTCGCAAGCCCATGCCATGA
- a CDS encoding helix-turn-helix domain-containing protein has product MSKENVGVRIRNLREEREINREQLAERTGLAPEFISRMEDSGDVPSLGPLLKVARGLGVRLGTFLDDQVSRDPLIVRLEERQAGLNMHKDHGGPLALRFFPLGLGKTDRHMEPFFIQVLPDPAREKSLSAHEGEEFIVVVSGEIELRYGRETQRLKAGDSVYYNSAIPHHVGAVGPEPAEIYAVLYIPE; this is encoded by the coding sequence ATGAGCAAAGAAAACGTCGGCGTCAGAATCCGCAACTTGCGGGAGGAGCGGGAAATCAACCGGGAGCAGTTGGCCGAGCGCACTGGTTTGGCTCCGGAATTCATCTCCCGCATGGAAGACTCCGGGGATGTCCCCTCCCTCGGCCCGTTGCTGAAGGTCGCCCGGGGCCTGGGCGTGCGGCTGGGCACCTTTCTGGACGATCAGGTCAGCCGCGATCCGCTGATCGTGCGCCTCGAAGAACGCCAGGCCGGGCTGAACATGCACAAGGACCACGGCGGTCCGCTGGCCCTGCGCTTCTTCCCCTTGGGCCTGGGCAAGACCGACAGGCACATGGAGCCCTTCTTCATCCAGGTGCTCCCCGACCCGGCCCGGGAAAAAAGCCTTTCCGCCCATGAGGGCGAGGAATTCATCGTCGTCGTATCCGGAGAGATCGAGCTGCGCTACGGCCGGGAGACCCAGCGACTCAAGGCCGGAGACTCGGTCTACTACAACTCCGCGATTCCGCATCACGTGGGAGCGGTGGGCCCGGAACCGGCGGAGATCTACGCGGTATTGTACATCCCTGAGTAA